GGGCGTAGAGGTGGGTGACGAGCGGGCCGAGGACGAATCCCCCCGACCCGAAGCCCATGAGGCAGATTCCCTGGGCCAGGCCGACTCGGTCAGGGAACCACGAGGTGACCGTCGGGATGACGATGTTGTAGACGATGCCGATCCCCGCGCTCGCCGTCACGCCGTAGGTCGCGCACACCACGAGCAGACCGGAGGCCCCGTCTACCGCGGAGGTCCCCCAAAACCCCGCGGCGAGCAGGGCGGCGCCCAAGGCGAGCCCCCCTCGCTCCCATCCGCGGCGGACCAGCTCCCCCGAGACGATCCCCCCGACCGTGAAGGAGATGATCGAGAGGGCGAAGACGAGCGTCATGCTGGCCACGTCCCAGCCGAAGGTGCCCTTGAGCGGTGCCAGGAGGACCGAGTACGCGTAGATGAGCCCCATGAACAGAAGGAGCGCGGCCCCCATGCCCAAGATGAGGGAGCGTCTTCTCGCAACGATCACGACCGCCCCCTACACCCCCGACTCGGCATGCGCCTGCGCCACGCGCACGGCCCACTCCTCGAGCCGGTCCGGGTGGAAGGTGTAGCCGTCCGTCGTGTCGAGGGCGTCAAGCACGGCCATGTCGGCCGCGTCGAGCTCGAAGTCGAAGACCTCGCTGTTGGACCTGATGCGCCCCGCGCGCGTCGACTTGGGCATCGTGGCGAACCCGCTCTGCAGCGCCCAGCGCACGCAGACCTGCCCGACGTCCTTGCCGAGGCGCTCGGCCATGGCGACGACCTCGGGGCTCCTGAAGAGCCTCCCGCGCCCGAGCGGCGCCCATGCCTCGAGCTGGACGCCGCGGGAGCGGCACCACGCCACGGTCTCGCGCTGCTGGTAGGTGGGGTTGAGCTCGATCTGGTCGACCTGCGGCACCACGCTCGCGCCCTCGAGCAGGGCCTCCAGATGGGGCACGAGGAAGTTGGACACGCCGATGGCGCGCACGCGCCCCGCGGCGTAGAGCTCCTCGAACGCCCGCCAGCTGTCCCGGACGCGCTCGCGCCACTCGCCCTCGTGGCCTCCCACCTTGGGCCAGTGGATGAGGTAGAGGTCGAGATAGTCGCAGCCCAGGTCGGCGCAGGAGCGCTCGAAGGCGGTCAGCGCGCCCTCGTAGCCCTGCTCGTCGTTTCTGAGCTTGCTCGTGACGAAGAGCTCGCCGCGGGCGACCCCGGAGGCGGCGATGGCACGCCCCACCATCTTCTCGTTGCCGTACTGAGCGGCCGTGTCGATGTGCCTGAAGCCGAGGTCGAGGGCGGAGCGCACGGCTCTCTCCCCCGCCTCGTCGGGGGCGATCATGTAGGTGCCGAACCCCAGGCACGGCAGCTCGACGCCGTTGGCGAGGACGTAGCGGTCGCACTTCCCCGCGAGGCGCACGCGCGGCAGGAGGCGCCCGGCGGGATCCGCGCCGGCGACGTCGACGGGACGTATGGAGCGGGCAGAGACGCTCATGAAACTCCTTTCACAAAGGCGACGGGCGCGGGGAGGCTGGTGACGGCCCCGCGCCCGCTTCACCTGAAACGACTCCTTCAGAGACTAGCGTGCATCCCTCAGAATCTGCTCGATGTCCTCTACGTGCAGCTCCTTGAAGAAGCCGGCGTGATCACCGCCACGCGCGTCGACGGCGCCGACGGCCATCTCATGAATCTGCTCGTCGGTAGGATTGACGCCAAGCTCCTTGAGCGAGGTGGGCATGCCGATCGAATGGCACCACTGATCCCACGCCGCGATTCCTCGCAATCCGGTGGCGCGCGCGTCATGGAAGTCGTTTTCCACTCCAAAGACGTTGACGCCAAACTGAGCGAAGCGCGCAGGGTCAACGTCAATCACGTACTTGGCCCAGCTCGACCAGATGGCAGTCAGGCCCGCACCGTGTGCGACGTCGAACAGGGCGCCAATCTCATGCTCAATGGCATGGCAGGCGAAGTCGCCGACGCGCCCGGTGCCCGTCAGGCCGCAATGAGAAAGAGAGCCAGCCCACATCAGGTTCGCACGAGCCGCATAGCTCTTCGGGTCGGCGAGGGCCTCGGGGACGGCGGTCTTGACGGTGCGCAGGAGCCCCTCACTCATGGCGTCGGTAAGCTCGACATGATCGACCTTGGTGAAGTAGCGCTCCATCGTATGGAACATGATGTCAGCACCGGGAGCCGCGGTCTGATAGGCCGGCACCGAGTAGGTGAGCTCGGGATTCATGATGGCGAAGAGGGGGCGACCGCACTCATGGTTGTATGAGCGCTTGAGCATCCGTTCGCCCAGGGTGTCGATGTTGATGACCGCAGAGTTGGAGGTCTCCGAACCCGTGCCAGCAAGCGTGGAGATGGCACCGAGCTTGGCGATCTTGTCCGTGCCCACCTTGCCGAGAAAGAGGTCCTCGAGGGCGAAGTCGTTGGCAAGGCCGTAGGCGATGGCCTTCGAGGAGTCGATCGCGGAGCCGCCGCCGATGGCGAGCACGAAGTCGACGCCCTCCTGGCGGGCGAGCTCGACTCCCCTCTTCACGAGCGAGAGGCGCGGGTTGGGCACGACGCCGTCAAGCTCGACGTAGGAGATGCCAGCGTCATCGAGGCCCTTCTCGACGCGGCCGAGCAGCCCAGTCGTGCGGACGTAGTCGCCCCCCCAGTGGATCAGGGCCTTGGTGCCGCCGTTTTCCTTGATGAGGCGACCGGCCTCGCCCTCGGTGTCCTTGCCGAACACGACCTTGGTCGGTACGAGGTACTCAAAGTTAACCATAGTAAAATCCTTTCCTAGATCCGGTAGTGGACGTGCGGCGGAGCGCCCGAGGGGTCGGACGCCGTGCGCGGCGACGGCGCGAAAGAGGCCTGGCGCCGCACGCGGCGGCAGGCCCCTCGCCCGGCTACTCCGCCGTGAAGTACATAGAGATGCCCTGGCCCCCGCCGATGCACATCGACACCATGGCATCGCGCTTCTCGGGGTGGCGGCGCGCGAGCTCATAGGCGCACTTGATGGCCAGAATCGTGCCAGTGGCACCAATCGGATGACCGAGAGAGATGCCTCCACCGTAGATGTTGACCCGCTCGTCGTCGAGACCGAGGTCACGCGTCACGGCGAGCGCCTGGGAGGCGAAGGCCTCGTTGATCTCGAAGAAGTCAATCTTGGTGAGGTCGAGGTCGAGCTGCTCGGCCAGCTTCCTGCTCGAGAAGTACGGCGAGTAGCCCATGAGCTCCGCATGGTAGCCAGCAACGGCGTGGCCGCGAATCGCGACCATGGGGGTGCAGCCGAGCTCGGCGGCCTTGGCGCGTGTCATGACGACCACCGCGGCCGCCGCGTCGTTAAGCGAGGAGGAGTTGGCGGCCGTGACGGTGCCCGTGCCGTCAGTGACGAAGCACGGCTTGAGCTTCGCGAGGCTCTCGACGGTAACGCCCTCGCGGGGCCCTTCGTCGGCATCGAAGACGGTGACGGAGCCCTTGCGGCCCCTGACCTCGACGGGGATAATCTCCTCGGAGAACACCCCGGCGGCGACGGCCGCCACGGCGCGCTGTTGGCTGCGGGCAGCAAAGCGGTCCTGCTCCTCGCGGCTCACGTTGAACTTTCGGGCCACGTTCTCGGCCGTGACGCCGTTGTGAGAGTGGTCGAGCGGCCAGGTGAGGATGTCGATGACGCCGTCCTCGAGCTGCTTGTGGCCCATGCGGGCTCCCCAGCGAGCACTGGGCACGTAGTAGGGCAGTTGCGAGAGGCTCTCGGAGCCACCGGCCACCACGACGTCGGCCGCTCCGGTCTGAATCTCCATGACGGCGTCGACGATCGACTGCAGGCCGCTGCCGCACTGGCGGTTGACGGAGTAGGCGCAGGTCTCATCTGGCAGGCCAGCCTTGAGGCTGACGGCGCGCGCCAGAAAGCCATTCTCGCCCCAAGATCCGACCTGACCGACGATGACCTCGTCGACAGATGCGGGCTTGACGCCGGCACGGGAGACGGCCTCGCGGACCACGAGGGCTCCCATGTCGATGGAGGAGACGGTCTTGAGGCTACCCCCGAACTTGCCGATCGGGGTGCGGGCCCCGGCGACGATGACGACGTCGTCGGGTCGCTTCTCAAAGGTGCGATTGCTCATCGGTGATGCTCCTTTCGAAAGTGCGGAAGAGCGGAAGTCCCGTCTCCCTAGCGGTAGTCGTAGAAGCCGCGACCGGTCTTGCGACCCAGCCGGCCCTGGTCGACCATCTGTTTGAGCAGCGGGCACGGACGGTACTTCTCGTCCCCGAAGCTCTCGTAGAGACCAGACATCGTGGCCAAGACCACGTCGATGCCGGTGAAGTCCATGAGCTCGCAGGGCCCCATGGGGTGGTTGCAGCCGAGCTTCATGCCCGCGTCCACGTCCTCGGGGGTGCAGCCCTCCATGACGAGGAAGGCGCCCTCGTTCTGGTACGGCACGATGATGCGGTTGACGATGAACCCAGGCTGGTTGGGCGCGGATATGGACGTCTTGCCCAGGACGTCCGCCAGCTCGCGCGCGGATGCGAGTGCCTCGTCGGAGGTCTTCTTGCCCCGGATGAGCTCGACGAGTCTCATGACCGGCGCGGGATAGAAGAAGTGCATGCCCAAGACGTCAGCGGGACGGGTGGTCGCCGCCGCTATGTCATCTATGTTGATGCCGGAGGTGTTGGTGAGCAGGGTGGCCCCCGCGTCGGCGAACTCGTCCATCTTCTGGAACGTCGCGCGCTTGAAGTCGAGGCGCTCCGGCACGGCCTCTATCACGTGGGCGGCACCCGCGATGCGCGCGTAGTCGGTGGTGTAGGAGAGGCGCGCAAGAGTGGCGTCCGCGTCATCCTGCCCCAGCTTGCCCTTCTCGACCTTCTTTTGGAGGAGCTTTGCGACGAGGGCATGAGCCTTGTCGAGGGGCTCCTGGGCGACGTCGACCACCGTGACCTCCAGGCCAGACTGGGCGCACGCCTGGGCTATGCCTCCCCCCATGAGCCCGGAGCCAATGACTGCTACCTTTTTGTTGTCCATCGTTGTCCCTTTCTTTGTGTGAGGATCTAACGGGTGGGGGTTCCTACGGGCGGGCGAAGCCTGCGGCCAGGCCACAGGGCCCGTCCGGGGCAAAGAGGGCGGAATCCATCTCCTTGAGGTGCGGGCTCACGATCGGCGCGAACCCCATCATGTCGAGGACCTGCGTCTGAAGGTCCACGCCAGGCGCGAGCTCGGTGAGCATGACGCCCTCGTCCACGAGCTCGAAGACGGCGCGCTCGGTGACCACGACGACGCGCTGGCCGCGGGCGCGGGCGTCCGGTCCGTTGAACGAGAGCTGCGCCACGTGAGAGACCATCTTCTTGATGGCCCCTTCACGCTCGATGGTGAGACGCCCGCCCTCGAAGCGGTAACGCGCGCCCTTGGCGGTAAACGTGCCAAGAAACACCACGATCTTGGCGTTCTGCGTGATGTCGACGAAACCTCCGGCACCGGCGCAGCGCTCCCCCATCTTGGTGGAGTTCACGTTGCCCTCGCCGTCAAGCTCGCCCATGCCCATGTAGGTCACGTCGACGCCCGCCCCGTCGTAGTAGTCGAACTGCTCGGCGTGGCTCACCATGGCGAGCAGGTTCTGGCCGATCCCGAAGTCGACGCCGCCAAGCTGGACGCCGCCGTAGATGCCGCTCTCGACCGTGACCATCACCTTGTCGGAGAGACCCTCCTCGGCGACGACACGCCCCACCATGTCGTTGGGGATGCCGGTGCCGAGGTTGACCACGCAGCCTGGGTAGAGCTCCTGGCAGCCCCGGCGAGCAATGAGCTTGCGCTCGTTGAAGGGGGCGGGCTCCATCGAGGAGGA
This is a stretch of genomic DNA from Thermophilibacter immobilis. It encodes these proteins:
- a CDS encoding aldo/keto reductase; this encodes MSVSARSIRPVDVAGADPAGRLLPRVRLAGKCDRYVLANGVELPCLGFGTYMIAPDEAGERAVRSALDLGFRHIDTAAQYGNEKMVGRAIAASGVARGELFVTSKLRNDEQGYEGALTAFERSCADLGCDYLDLYLIHWPKVGGHEGEWRERVRDSWRAFEELYAAGRVRAIGVSNFLVPHLEALLEGASVVPQVDQIELNPTYQQRETVAWCRSRGVQLEAWAPLGRGRLFRSPEVVAMAERLGKDVGQVCVRWALQSGFATMPKSTRAGRIRSNSEVFDFELDAADMAVLDALDTTDGYTFHPDRLEEWAVRVAQAHAESGV
- a CDS encoding iron-containing alcohol dehydrogenase produces the protein MVNFEYLVPTKVVFGKDTEGEAGRLIKENGGTKALIHWGGDYVRTTGLLGRVEKGLDDAGISYVELDGVVPNPRLSLVKRGVELARQEGVDFVLAIGGGSAIDSSKAIAYGLANDFALEDLFLGKVGTDKIAKLGAISTLAGTGSETSNSAVINIDTLGERMLKRSYNHECGRPLFAIMNPELTYSVPAYQTAAPGADIMFHTMERYFTKVDHVELTDAMSEGLLRTVKTAVPEALADPKSYAARANLMWAGSLSHCGLTGTGRVGDFACHAIEHEIGALFDVAHGAGLTAIWSSWAKYVIDVDPARFAQFGVNVFGVENDFHDARATGLRGIAAWDQWCHSIGMPTSLKELGVNPTDEQIHEMAVGAVDARGGDHAGFFKELHVEDIEQILRDAR
- a CDS encoding thiolase family protein encodes the protein MSNRTFEKRPDDVVIVAGARTPIGKFGGSLKTVSSIDMGALVVREAVSRAGVKPASVDEVIVGQVGSWGENGFLARAVSLKAGLPDETCAYSVNRQCGSGLQSIVDAVMEIQTGAADVVVAGGSESLSQLPYYVPSARWGARMGHKQLEDGVIDILTWPLDHSHNGVTAENVARKFNVSREEQDRFAARSQQRAVAAVAAGVFSEEIIPVEVRGRKGSVTVFDADEGPREGVTVESLAKLKPCFVTDGTGTVTAANSSSLNDAAAAVVVMTRAKAAELGCTPMVAIRGHAVAGYHAELMGYSPYFSSRKLAEQLDLDLTKIDFFEINEAFASQALAVTRDLGLDDERVNIYGGGISLGHPIGATGTILAIKCAYELARRHPEKRDAMVSMCIGGGQGISMYFTAE
- a CDS encoding 3-hydroxyacyl-CoA dehydrogenase family protein, which codes for MDNKKVAVIGSGLMGGGIAQACAQSGLEVTVVDVAQEPLDKAHALVAKLLQKKVEKGKLGQDDADATLARLSYTTDYARIAGAAHVIEAVPERLDFKRATFQKMDEFADAGATLLTNTSGINIDDIAAATTRPADVLGMHFFYPAPVMRLVELIRGKKTSDEALASARELADVLGKTSISAPNQPGFIVNRIIVPYQNEGAFLVMEGCTPEDVDAGMKLGCNHPMGPCELMDFTGIDVVLATMSGLYESFGDEKYRPCPLLKQMVDQGRLGRKTGRGFYDYR